The proteins below come from a single Candidatus Binataceae bacterium genomic window:
- a CDS encoding aldo/keto reductase codes for MLKNCATAKDTLAYAQRHPELQGNFRPMLGGLSVSSVGIGTYLGEPDAETDQAYAKSLRRALLGGINLIDTAVNYRFQRAERTIGKVLAELVAAGELRREEIVVATKGGYVTFDGTMPPNPRAWFEEKFVSSGLVGPGDLVEGSHCMTPRYLGAMLEMSRANLGLDTIDIYYIHNPETQLASIARPEFLARMRRAFEFLEQQVADGKIGVYGTATWSGYRLGPEEPQYLQLEELVKIAFEIAGRDHHFRAIQLPFNLAMPEALTLANQQLPDRRGTALRAAVGFGIAVCASASLLQGRLARGLPPAMAQAFEGFVTDAQRALQFVRSAPGINVALVGMRSEEHVQEVLQAMHHPPASIEAFSRLFTPNKSA; via the coding sequence ATGCTCAAGAACTGCGCGACGGCCAAGGATACGCTCGCCTACGCGCAGCGCCATCCGGAGCTGCAGGGAAATTTCCGCCCGATGCTGGGAGGGCTGAGCGTCTCTTCGGTCGGGATAGGCACTTACCTGGGCGAACCGGACGCCGAGACCGACCAGGCCTACGCAAAGTCGCTGCGCCGCGCGCTCCTCGGCGGAATCAATCTGATCGACACCGCCGTCAACTACCGCTTCCAGCGCGCCGAGCGCACGATCGGCAAGGTGCTGGCGGAATTGGTCGCCGCCGGCGAGTTGCGCCGCGAAGAAATCGTGGTGGCGACCAAGGGCGGTTACGTGACGTTCGACGGTACGATGCCGCCCAATCCGCGGGCATGGTTCGAGGAGAAGTTCGTGAGCAGCGGGCTCGTCGGGCCGGGCGACCTGGTCGAGGGCTCCCACTGCATGACGCCACGCTACCTGGGCGCGATGCTTGAGATGAGCCGCGCCAACCTCGGCCTCGACACGATCGACATTTATTACATCCACAACCCGGAGACCCAGCTCGCCAGTATCGCGCGGCCGGAGTTTCTCGCCCGGATGCGCCGCGCGTTCGAGTTCCTCGAGCAGCAAGTCGCCGACGGCAAAATCGGCGTCTATGGCACGGCAACCTGGAGCGGATACCGGCTCGGCCCCGAGGAGCCGCAGTATCTGCAGCTGGAAGAGCTAGTGAAGATCGCGTTCGAAATCGCCGGCCGCGACCATCACTTCCGCGCGATCCAGCTCCCGTTCAACCTGGCGATGCCGGAGGCGTTGACGCTCGCCAACCAGCAGCTCCCTGACCGGCGCGGCACGGCGTTGCGCGCCGCGGTGGGCTTCGGCATCGCGGTTTGCGCCAGCGCGTCGCTGCTGCAGGGACGGCTCGCGCGCGGATTGCCGCCGGCGATGGCGCAGGCGTTCGAGGGATTCGTCACCGACGCGCAGCGCGCGCTGCAATTCGTGCGCTCGGCGCCCGGTATCAACGTGGCGCTGGTGGGAATGAGGTCGGAAGAACACGTGCAGGAGGTTCTGCAGGCGATGCATCATCCCCCGGCTTCGATCGAGGCCTTCTCGAGGCTTTTCACGCCCAACAAGAGCGCCTAG
- a CDS encoding VOC family protein, translating into MISNRGMRHLALRVHDVARAAEFYQRVFGMRVVWQPDSDNAYLSSGCDNLALHRGLPGDPDSGALDHLGFIVASTADVEAGWRWAQAERLDVVHPLRRHRDGSVSFYIRDPDGNVIQLLYEPKISPLEISLRKA; encoded by the coding sequence GTGATAAGCAATCGTGGTATGCGCCACCTGGCGCTGCGGGTGCACGACGTCGCGCGCGCGGCCGAATTCTATCAGCGCGTGTTCGGCATGCGTGTGGTATGGCAGCCGGATTCCGACAACGCCTACCTTAGTTCGGGATGCGACAATCTCGCGCTCCATCGCGGCCTTCCCGGCGACCCCGACTCAGGAGCGCTCGACCATCTCGGCTTCATCGTGGCAAGCACCGCCGACGTCGAGGCGGGATGGCGCTGGGCGCAGGCCGAACGCCTGGACGTGGTTCATCCTCTGCGGCGGCATCGCGATGGTTCGGTATCGTTCTATATTCGCGACCCCGACGGGAACGTTATACAGCTGCTGTACGAACCCAAGATCAGCCCGCTCGAGATCAGTTTGCGCAAGGCCTGA
- a CDS encoding methyltransferase domain-containing protein produces the protein MPNDLRPEFFRRLDDSDDESFYLIPRLVVHIDDAAIKKVGDIYREHLPRGGAILDLMSSWRSHLPPELKPSRVVGLGLNRPEMADNPALTEIVTHNLNRLPQMPFEDASFDGAVMTVSVQYLVHPLEVFAEVGRVLRPAAPFIVTFSNRMFPTKAVAIWTNASEQQRVDLVGYYFTRSAAFAKIEAIDRSSGETDPIWAVLGYRKEQR, from the coding sequence ATGCCAAACGATCTCCGACCCGAGTTTTTTCGCCGCCTCGACGATTCCGACGATGAGTCCTTCTATCTGATTCCACGCCTCGTCGTGCATATCGACGATGCGGCAATCAAAAAGGTCGGCGACATCTATCGCGAGCATCTTCCCCGCGGCGGCGCGATTCTCGACCTGATGAGCAGCTGGCGATCGCATCTGCCGCCCGAATTAAAGCCGTCGCGCGTGGTCGGACTTGGACTAAATCGGCCCGAAATGGCGGACAATCCCGCACTCACCGAAATCGTCACCCACAATCTCAATCGCTTGCCGCAAATGCCGTTTGAAGATGCGTCTTTCGACGGCGCGGTCATGACCGTCTCGGTCCAGTATCTCGTCCATCCGCTCGAGGTCTTCGCCGAGGTCGGACGCGTACTGCGGCCGGCGGCGCCCTTCATCGTGACGTTTTCGAACCGGATGTTTCCGACCAAGGCGGTAGCGATCTGGACCAATGCGAGCGAGCAGCAGCGGGTCGATCTTGTGGGCTACTACTTTACCCGCAGCGCTGCCTTCGCGAAGATAGAAGCTATCGATCGGAGCTCGGGCGAGACCGATCCGATCTGGGCCGTCCTCGGCTATCGCAAGGAACAGCGGTGA
- a CDS encoding IclR family transcriptional regulator, translated as MVRRNKTNYVIQSVAHALDVLEQFFGEVDELGVTELSKRLKLHKNNVFRLLATLEARGYIEQNRATENYRLGIKCLHLGRRYIDHLGLVRQARPILSDVAHRCRESTFVAILRREGVVPLESAEPVDRVVKITPPLGQPLPLHCTAVGKVYLAFDLEQQLRADLPEELPRFTDRTIVDRAMLFEQLDTVVRDGFGMETCEYFEDVSSVAVPIRDYTRSVVGSLAVAGPAYRIGIERINTEIAPLVLEAGRELSHRLGYNE; from the coding sequence ATGGTCAGGCGCAACAAAACCAACTACGTCATCCAGTCCGTTGCTCACGCGCTCGACGTGCTGGAACAATTCTTCGGCGAGGTCGACGAACTCGGCGTCACGGAACTTTCCAAGCGCTTGAAGCTGCACAAGAACAACGTCTTTCGTTTGCTCGCGACCCTCGAGGCGCGCGGCTATATCGAACAAAACCGCGCAACCGAAAATTACCGTCTCGGAATCAAGTGCCTGCACCTGGGACGCCGCTATATTGACCACCTCGGGCTGGTGCGGCAAGCGCGTCCGATCCTCTCCGACGTCGCCCATCGATGTCGCGAAAGCACTTTCGTCGCGATCCTGCGGCGCGAGGGGGTGGTGCCGCTGGAATCCGCCGAGCCGGTGGACCGCGTGGTCAAGATCACGCCGCCGCTGGGACAGCCATTGCCGCTCCACTGCACCGCCGTCGGCAAGGTTTACCTGGCCTTCGACCTCGAGCAGCAGTTGCGCGCCGACCTGCCGGAAGAGCTCCCGCGCTTTACCGACCGCACGATCGTGGACCGCGCGATGCTCTTCGAGCAGCTCGACACGGTGGTCCGCGACGGTTTCGGGATGGAGACCTGCGAGTATTTCGAGGACGTGTCGTCGGTCGCCGTGCCGATTCGCGACTACACCCGCAGCGTCGTCGGATCGCTCGCCGTTGCCGGTCCCGCCTACCGCATCGGGATCGAGCGCATCAACACCGAGATCGCGCCGCTCGTGCTGGAAGCAGGCCGCGAACTGTCGCACCGACTCGGCTACAACGAATAG